The proteins below come from a single Salinilacihabitans rarus genomic window:
- a CDS encoding DUF368 domain-containing protein, whose amino-acid sequence MRELLVVYLKGFAMGTADAVPGVSGGTIALIAGIYDRLIRALTALDPRALRPALRLHDSAGRAAFREAMVRMDVPFLAALGLGVGTALVTFAHLVDAVVEAYPVPSYAFFFGLIAASAVVLYGEIGRWTPPRIAVSLAGVVVAAVVTGATATGVSHTTPIVFLAGAIAICAMVLPGVSGAFFLLVLGQYTYLAGVLTDFVDALAGLADGGSVAPVVESGTVVAVFGAGAVVGLFSMAHLVRRALDRYRAATLAFLVSLMVGALRFPIEKVAAALGETPAGSPGVAVLAAALGAGAVLVFDRYTADLEYDADPARVRDGA is encoded by the coding sequence ATGCGAGAGCTTCTCGTCGTCTATCTCAAGGGGTTCGCGATGGGCACCGCCGACGCCGTCCCGGGCGTCTCCGGGGGCACGATCGCGCTCATCGCGGGCATCTACGACCGCCTGATCCGGGCGCTGACCGCGCTCGACCCGCGGGCGTTGCGGCCGGCGCTCCGGCTTCACGACTCGGCCGGCCGGGCGGCGTTCCGCGAGGCCATGGTACGCATGGACGTCCCGTTTCTGGCGGCGCTCGGCCTCGGCGTCGGGACGGCGCTCGTGACGTTCGCACACCTCGTCGACGCGGTCGTGGAGGCGTACCCGGTGCCGTCGTACGCGTTCTTCTTCGGCCTGATCGCCGCGTCGGCGGTCGTCCTCTACGGCGAGATCGGTCGCTGGACCCCGCCCCGGATCGCGGTGTCGCTCGCCGGAGTCGTCGTCGCGGCCGTGGTGACTGGCGCGACGGCGACCGGGGTCTCCCACACCACCCCGATCGTCTTCCTCGCGGGCGCGATAGCGATCTGTGCGATGGTGCTGCCCGGCGTCTCGGGTGCGTTCTTCCTGCTCGTGCTCGGCCAGTACACGTACCTGGCGGGCGTGCTGACCGACTTCGTCGACGCGCTCGCCGGCCTGGCCGACGGCGGGTCGGTCGCGCCGGTCGTCGAGTCCGGGACGGTGGTCGCCGTCTTCGGCGCGGGCGCGGTCGTCGGCCTCTTCTCGATGGCTCACCTCGTCCGCCGGGCGCTGGACCGGTACCGCGCGGCGACGCTCGCGTTCCTCGTCAGCCTGATGGTCGGCGCGCTGCGGTTCCCGATCGAGAAGGTGGCCGCCGCCCTCGGCGAGACGCCGGCGGGTTCGCCGGGGGTGGCGGTGCTCGCGGCCGCCCTCGGCGCCGGCGCCGTGCTGGTGTTCGACCGCTACACGGCCGACCTCGAGTACGACGCCGACCCGGCCCGGGTCCGCGACGGCGCCTGA
- a CDS encoding AAA family ATPase produces the protein MDLRERIARRQSAHGDRGIVVDRDHLSPVVHRPQPIGRGPVLERCLDALEPIFDGDLPPPIAVVGPPGAGTSAVVTALFAGLGERLGGSRRAIATTTRGGSETPTTWFVYVDSRRTESAFAFYRAVLSALSSETVPTGGVGTDDLRDRLRTRLDRPARRAVVAIDHHDEPATLSYGRARELLDPVADSVSTVAVGVREPADWSGETVSVPAYRRHELVDVLTERASAGLAAGAFDHGSIRDLARWADGNAHDGLAALFGTARLASEAGADRLEPVYFEEGKAAVPPDSVHVGRALALSETRRRVLLELVDREPADRPIGDLAADVAAGSSLTTGTVKRLLYELADRGVLERRQLPSNGSGRRPSTVEPRFPTLVYRALVSEPGDDGEI, from the coding sequence ATGGACCTCCGCGAGCGAATCGCGCGACGACAGTCGGCCCACGGCGACCGCGGCATCGTCGTCGACCGCGACCACCTGAGCCCGGTCGTCCACCGTCCGCAACCGATCGGGCGTGGGCCGGTTCTCGAACGGTGTCTCGACGCGCTCGAACCGATCTTCGACGGCGACCTCCCGCCGCCGATCGCGGTCGTCGGCCCGCCGGGCGCGGGCACGTCCGCGGTGGTGACCGCGCTGTTTGCCGGCCTCGGCGAGCGACTCGGCGGCTCGCGTCGGGCGATCGCGACGACGACGCGCGGGGGCAGCGAGACGCCCACGACGTGGTTCGTCTACGTCGACAGTCGCCGGACCGAGAGCGCCTTCGCGTTCTACCGGGCCGTGTTGTCTGCGCTCTCCTCGGAGACGGTTCCGACCGGCGGCGTCGGCACCGACGACCTCCGCGATCGGCTCCGCACCCGGCTGGACCGGCCCGCCCGGCGGGCGGTCGTGGCGATCGACCACCACGACGAACCGGCGACGCTCTCGTACGGGCGGGCACGCGAGTTGCTCGACCCGGTCGCCGACAGCGTCTCGACGGTCGCCGTCGGCGTCCGGGAGCCCGCGGACTGGAGCGGCGAGACGGTCTCGGTCCCCGCCTACCGGCGCCACGAACTCGTCGACGTCCTCACCGAGCGGGCGTCGGCCGGGCTGGCCGCGGGCGCGTTCGATCACGGCTCGATCCGCGACCTCGCGCGGTGGGCCGACGGCAACGCCCACGACGGCCTCGCGGCCCTGTTCGGCACCGCACGGCTCGCCAGCGAGGCCGGCGCCGACCGCCTCGAACCGGTGTACTTCGAGGAGGGGAAGGCCGCGGTCCCGCCGGACAGCGTCCACGTCGGCCGCGCGCTCGCGCTCTCGGAGACGCGCCGGCGGGTGCTGCTCGAACTCGTCGACCGCGAGCCTGCCGACCGGCCGATCGGCGACCTCGCCGCCGACGTCGCCGCCGGCTCGTCGCTGACCACGGGGACCGTCAAGCGGCTCCTCTACGAACTCGCCGACCGTGGCGTCCTGGAGCGCCGCCAGCTTCCCTCGAACGGGAGCGGCCGGCGGCCGAGCACGGTCGAGCCGCGGTTCCCGACGCTCGTCTACCGCGCGCTCGTCTCGGAGCCGGGCGACGACGGCGAGATCTGA
- a CDS encoding anaerobic glycerol-3-phosphate dehydrogenase subunit C yields MSDAQRPTDDHVPGDDEFEPVQVFPEAEEMDLRPGADNCYKCSTCDTNCPVAEVDEEFPGPKFQGPEQWRLKRQEDHDIDDSVLKCSNCMRCDHACPSEVPLSQMHNTARGEYVERQMNKFSREYVRNRILANYGTFAPLGAMFPRLANFVMGLSITRWLGEKTLGFAGDREFPEFATQTFRSWWAERGGAQVENPDKRIAYFHGCYSNYNTPEVGKALVRVFEHLGYEIMVPKQRCSGTPMYANGMLQDAKRAAEVNVPELAAAIDDGADVIASCTSCSMSLRQEYPELFDIDGVEDVSENTWEALEYLRVHEDLETELEGTSADLGEFAYHAPCHARNQGLDGQAVEVLATIDGVEAHDVGDSCSGISGTYGWKEEHYETSMKIGEEMFEHMEQVDGEAGLTECPTCAMQMEHGTGYEITHPLEVLEAALVGTE; encoded by the coding sequence ATGAGCGACGCGCAACGACCCACGGACGATCACGTACCGGGCGACGACGAGTTCGAACCAGTTCAGGTGTTCCCCGAGGCCGAGGAGATGGACCTGCGGCCAGGGGCGGACAACTGTTACAAGTGCTCGACCTGCGACACGAACTGTCCGGTCGCCGAGGTCGACGAGGAGTTCCCGGGGCCGAAGTTCCAGGGCCCCGAACAGTGGCGGCTCAAGCGCCAGGAGGACCACGACATCGACGACTCGGTGCTGAAGTGTTCCAACTGCATGCGCTGTGACCACGCCTGCCCCTCGGAGGTGCCCCTCTCGCAGATGCACAACACCGCCCGCGGGGAGTACGTCGAGCGCCAGATGAACAAGTTCTCCCGCGAGTACGTCCGCAACCGCATCCTCGCGAACTACGGGACGTTCGCGCCGCTGGGTGCCATGTTCCCCCGACTCGCGAACTTCGTGATGGGGCTGTCGATCACGAGGTGGCTGGGCGAGAAGACCCTGGGATTCGCCGGCGACCGGGAGTTCCCCGAGTTCGCGACCCAGACGTTCCGTAGCTGGTGGGCCGAACGCGGCGGCGCGCAGGTGGAGAACCCCGACAAGCGCATCGCCTACTTCCACGGCTGTTACTCGAACTACAACACACCCGAGGTCGGCAAGGCCCTCGTCCGCGTCTTCGAGCACCTCGGCTACGAGATCATGGTCCCGAAGCAGCGCTGTTCGGGCACGCCGATGTACGCGAACGGGATGCTCCAGGACGCCAAGCGGGCCGCGGAGGTCAACGTCCCCGAACTCGCCGCCGCGATCGACGACGGCGCCGACGTCATCGCCTCCTGTACCTCCTGTTCGATGTCGCTGCGCCAGGAGTACCCCGAACTGTTCGACATCGACGGGGTCGAGGACGTCTCGGAGAACACCTGGGAGGCCCTCGAGTACCTGCGCGTCCACGAGGACCTCGAAACCGAACTCGAAGGGACCTCGGCCGACCTCGGCGAGTTCGCCTACCACGCGCCGTGTCACGCCCGCAATCAGGGACTCGACGGGCAGGCGGTCGAGGTGCTCGCGACCATCGACGGCGTCGAGGCCCACGACGTCGGTGACTCCTGTTCCGGCATCTCCGGCACCTACGGCTGGAAGGAAGAGCACTACGAAACGTCCATGAAGATCGGCGAGGAGATGTTCGAGCACATGGAGCAAGTCGACGGCGAGGCGGGTCTGACCGAGTGTCCCACCTGCGCGATGCAGATGGAACACGGCACGGGATACGAGATCACGCACCCGCTCGAGGTCCTCGAGGCGGCGCTGGTCGGGACCGAGTGA
- the glpB gene encoding glycerol-3-phosphate dehydrogenase subunit GlpB — MAIEDDVLVIGGGLAGATAALAAAERDAQVRLISYKQSTLRHASGLIDVLGYPSADLAASGEAARADGGERTDDGSRSTADPRSAGGPLADPFEALSDLPEGHPYERVGADAVREALLFFDSVAGDAYRGGHTDANALVPTHGGTVKPTARYPAAVAPGLASDRRDALLVGFETLPDFDAPLSAGHLEAAGVPFRTRGVTLRFPGIERDDAKVTRYAHLLDRNEAVDSGAGDAPARTALAEAVRPHLDGEGRVGFPPILGDDNHDVVRRDLEERLGVEVFEVPSGPPSLPGMRLEDLLYDAMADAGVRVTTGVPVVDYEADGGDRIDRVLVDRKGRDVPYRADQYVLATGGLVGKGVRSERDRVFEPIFDCHVAHAADRYDWFVDDAFGDHPFARFGLAVDRDLRPLDADDDREFENLRAAGAVLGGYDFAAEKSGSGVSLATGYVAGRRAGEEVSG; from the coding sequence GTGGCGATCGAGGACGACGTCCTCGTGATCGGCGGGGGCCTCGCGGGCGCGACGGCCGCGCTCGCCGCCGCGGAACGCGACGCGCAGGTGCGGCTGATCTCGTACAAGCAGAGCACGCTGCGTCACGCCAGCGGCCTGATCGACGTGCTGGGCTACCCGTCCGCGGACCTCGCCGCGAGCGGGGAGGCCGCTCGCGCGGACGGCGGTGAGCGAACCGATGACGGTTCGCGATCCACGGCAGACCCGAGGTCTGCCGGCGGTCCGCTGGCCGACCCGTTCGAGGCGCTTTCGGACCTGCCCGAGGGCCACCCCTACGAGCGCGTCGGCGCAGACGCGGTCCGCGAGGCGCTGCTCTTCTTCGACTCCGTGGCCGGCGACGCCTACCGGGGCGGCCACACCGACGCGAACGCGCTGGTGCCGACCCACGGCGGGACGGTCAAGCCGACCGCGCGCTACCCGGCCGCGGTCGCGCCGGGGCTGGCGAGCGACCGGCGCGACGCCCTGCTGGTCGGCTTCGAGACGCTGCCGGACTTCGACGCGCCGCTCTCGGCGGGCCACCTCGAAGCCGCGGGCGTCCCCTTCCGGACCCGCGGGGTCACGCTCCGGTTCCCCGGCATCGAGCGCGACGACGCCAAGGTGACCCGCTACGCCCACCTGCTCGACCGGAACGAGGCCGTCGACTCGGGGGCGGGCGACGCCCCCGCGCGGACGGCGCTCGCGGAGGCCGTCCGCCCGCACCTCGACGGCGAGGGGCGGGTCGGCTTCCCGCCGATCCTCGGCGACGACAACCACGACGTCGTCCGCCGCGACCTCGAGGAGCGACTGGGCGTCGAGGTGTTCGAGGTGCCCTCGGGGCCGCCGAGCCTCCCGGGGATGCGACTGGAGGACCTGCTGTACGACGCGATGGCCGACGCAGGGGTACGGGTGACGACCGGGGTACCGGTCGTCGACTACGAGGCCGACGGCGGCGACCGCATCGACCGCGTCCTCGTCGACCGGAAGGGCCGGGACGTCCCCTACCGCGCCGACCAGTACGTGCTGGCGACGGGCGGCCTCGTCGGCAAGGGCGTCCGCTCGGAGCGCGACCGGGTGTTCGAACCGATCTTCGACTGTCACGTCGCCCACGCCGCCGACCGCTACGACTGGTTCGTCGACGACGCGTTCGGCGACCACCCGTTCGCGCGGTTCGGCCTCGCGGTCGACCGCGACCTGCGGCCGCTCGACGCCGACGACGACCGCGAGTTCGAGAACCTCCGCGCGGCGGGGGCCGTCCTCGGCGGCTACGACTTCGCCGCCGAGAAGTCCGGCAGCGGCGTCTCGCTCGCGACGGGCTACGTCGCCGGCCGCCGCGCCGGCGAGGAGGTGAGCGGATGA
- the glpA gene encoding anaerobic glycerol-3-phosphate dehydrogenase subunit GlpA: MAHDTEVLVLGGGSTGCGIARDLAMRGLDVTLVERGNLTHGTTGRMHGLLHSGGRYAVSDQASAKECIEENRVLRDIAGHCVEMTGGLFVQRPEDPDDYFQEKLQGCRDCDIPARVLSGREAREVEPYLAKDVKRAIEVPDGAVDPFRLCVANAIDAERHGARIETHAEVIDLLREGDDIYGVKVRHTSGPGKRVHRAPGTTEEITADYVVNATGAWAGQIGAMADLEVAVRPSKGVMTIMNVRQVDTVVNRCRPKGDADIVVPHETTAILGTTDEEVEDPDDYPEEQWEVDHMIDTLSELVPILKEARTIRSFWGVRPLYEPPGTGTEDPTDITRDFFLLDHAERDGVSGMSSIVGGKFTTYRMMAEQISDHVCEKLGVRASCTTADEPLPGSEDLSVLEEGMDDFGLRSPIARRSKQRLGSRAREVLDTDEPNPVICQCEGVTRAEIRDAIEQSGSDLNAVRIRTRASMGNCQGGFCCHAMAHELHPEYDEPTVRDSLDELFQERWKGERHALWGEQLSQAMLNYALHATTMNRDADPASADAAVDFGAFDDGTGSASDSPLGPAGAATDGGERSAGPRSSPGRRPGTTDEGGDR, translated from the coding sequence ATGGCACACGACACCGAGGTTCTCGTTCTCGGCGGCGGCTCGACCGGCTGTGGCATCGCCCGGGACCTGGCGATGCGCGGGCTGGACGTCACCCTCGTCGAGCGAGGGAACCTCACACACGGAACCACGGGGCGGATGCACGGGCTCCTCCACAGCGGCGGGCGCTACGCGGTCTCCGATCAGGCCAGCGCCAAGGAGTGCATCGAGGAGAACCGCGTCCTCCGGGACATCGCCGGCCACTGCGTCGAGATGACCGGCGGCCTGTTCGTCCAGCGACCCGAGGATCCAGACGACTACTTCCAGGAGAAACTCCAGGGCTGTCGCGACTGCGACATCCCCGCGCGCGTACTCTCCGGCCGCGAGGCGCGCGAGGTCGAACCCTACCTCGCGAAAGACGTCAAGCGCGCGATCGAGGTCCCCGACGGCGCCGTCGACCCGTTCCGGCTCTGCGTCGCGAACGCCATCGACGCCGAGCGCCACGGCGCGCGCATCGAGACCCACGCCGAGGTGATCGACCTCTTGCGCGAGGGCGACGACATCTACGGCGTGAAGGTACGCCACACCTCCGGGCCCGGGAAGCGCGTCCACCGCGCCCCGGGGACGACCGAGGAGATCACCGCCGACTACGTGGTCAACGCGACCGGCGCGTGGGCCGGCCAGATCGGCGCGATGGCCGACCTCGAGGTGGCGGTCCGGCCGTCGAAGGGCGTGATGACGATCATGAACGTCCGGCAGGTCGACACCGTCGTCAACCGCTGCCGGCCGAAAGGCGACGCGGACATCGTCGTCCCCCACGAGACGACCGCCATCCTCGGCACGACCGACGAGGAGGTCGAGGACCCCGACGACTACCCCGAGGAACAGTGGGAGGTCGACCACATGATCGACACCCTCTCGGAACTCGTCCCGATCCTGAAGGAGGCGCGGACGATCCGCTCGTTCTGGGGGGTGCGACCGCTGTACGAGCCCCCGGGGACCGGCACCGAGGACCCCACCGACATCACGCGGGACTTCTTCCTGCTCGACCACGCCGAGCGCGACGGCGTCTCCGGCATGTCGAGCATCGTCGGCGGCAAGTTCACCACCTACCGGATGATGGCCGAACAGATCTCCGATCACGTCTGCGAGAAACTCGGCGTCCGGGCTTCGTGTACGACCGCCGACGAACCCCTGCCGGGCAGCGAGGACCTCTCGGTGCTCGAAGAGGGGATGGACGACTTCGGGCTTCGCTCGCCGATCGCCCGCCGGAGCAAGCAACGGCTGGGCAGTCGCGCCCGCGAGGTGCTCGACACCGACGAGCCAAACCCCGTGATCTGCCAGTGCGAGGGCGTCACGCGCGCCGAGATCCGGGACGCCATCGAGCAGTCCGGCTCGGACCTCAACGCCGTCCGCATCCGCACCCGGGCGTCGATGGGCAACTGTCAGGGCGGCTTCTGCTGTCACGCGATGGCCCACGAACTCCACCCGGAGTACGACGAGCCGACGGTCCGGGACTCGCTCGACGAACTGTTCCAGGAACGCTGGAAAGGCGAGCGCCACGCCCTCTGGGGCGAACAGCTCTCACAGGCGATGCTCAACTACGCCCTGCACGCGACGACGATGAACCGCGACGCCGACCCCGCGAGCGCCGACGCCGCGGTCGACTTCGGCGCGTTCGACGACGGCACCGGGAGCGCGAGCGACTCGCCGCTCGGGCCGGCGGGCGCGGCCACCGACGGCGGTGAACGGTCCGCCGGACCGCGATCCTCGCCGGGGCGCCGTCCCGGCACGACCGACGAGGGAGGTGACCGCTAG
- a CDS encoding oligosaccharyl transferase, archaeosortase A system-associated, with translation MSTDTEHVEEGAETSTLRAWERWYHLPVLGAVMLFMLWVRTQQYERFLTDDGTPALAGVDSWYHWRMIRWTAENYPSTMPYEAWTGFPTGRYVGQFGTLFDQLIVTAAMIVGLGDPSTGTVYAVALFAIPVMAALVAVPVFYAGRRLGGTFGGLVSVVVLALAPGQFLSRSTIGQLDHHVGEVLFMAIAVFATMVAVRVGERDRPIYELVAEREWDAVRRPALYAALAGLALALYVWVWPSAVVLVGIFGVFYAVALSIDYLRGVSPDHLAFVGAVSMAVTALVAVVLFEEPSTSPTSFGYLQVLLPALVAVGSLFMAWLARQWNARDLDRRYYPVAIAGLAAVAFAAMAVVLPDLFDTIANNLTRRLLPLGEPTTDVTIREAQRPDDFTAHAVAEFGAAFYTMLAGLALLAARPLLGREYRAEYTLVIVWSLFLISMAATQIRFAYYLVLAVAVVNAAFVADVANLFDIDVRGSLDSLRSVETYQIIVVALVVLLLFAPLLPPLAQAGGTAWAQGNATAPNSDARVWEGSNEWLNENTPEPGNWAGADGAAELDYYGTYERPADGDYDYPEGTYGVLSWWDYGHLITVQGERIPHSNPFQQNARSSSAYLTAESEERGELILDAIAAGASVSEQSNEELSGIVEGNESDEEIRYVMIDYATAGGKFGAITQWTGPAYGHYATPEDYQLGEPIPVDEINETLTDLPYDDTMTSRLYFGDATGMENYRLVHENAEAGSPLFASYAVVRDGQVALDENGRPAVAVNRQVSRGELLQLDNDPRFEVFDVRQAAAVKTFERVEGATITGTVDDSSVADANATVFASVELATADNRTFTYVQEAAVADDGSFELTVPYATDDELAVEDGYTNSSVEATGPYDVELAVEGEDGLELAYDGTTEVGETAVVEGQTVDVTLEEATGEPGGADAGETDGDGDDGTQDDAQDGGNDTQAGDAGESEN, from the coding sequence ATGAGTACCGACACCGAGCACGTCGAGGAGGGAGCCGAAACCTCCACCCTCCGGGCGTGGGAACGGTGGTATCACCTCCCGGTTCTGGGGGCCGTGATGCTGTTCATGCTGTGGGTTCGAACGCAGCAGTACGAGCGCTTCCTCACCGACGACGGCACGCCGGCGCTGGCGGGCGTCGACTCCTGGTACCACTGGCGGATGATCCGGTGGACCGCGGAGAACTACCCGAGCACGATGCCCTACGAGGCCTGGACCGGCTTCCCGACGGGCCGGTACGTCGGCCAGTTCGGGACGCTGTTCGACCAGTTGATCGTCACCGCGGCGATGATCGTCGGTCTCGGCGACCCCTCCACCGGGACGGTCTACGCGGTCGCCCTGTTCGCCATCCCCGTCATGGCCGCCCTCGTCGCGGTCCCGGTCTTCTACGCCGGCCGTCGCCTCGGCGGCACGTTCGGCGGCCTCGTCTCCGTCGTGGTCCTCGCGCTCGCGCCCGGACAGTTCCTCTCGCGGAGCACGATCGGGCAACTCGACCACCACGTCGGCGAGGTGCTGTTCATGGCCATCGCCGTCTTCGCGACGATGGTCGCGGTTCGCGTCGGCGAGCGCGACCGGCCGATCTACGAACTCGTCGCCGAGCGGGAGTGGGACGCGGTCCGCCGGCCCGCGCTGTACGCCGCGCTCGCGGGGCTCGCGCTCGCGCTGTACGTCTGGGTCTGGCCGTCCGCGGTCGTCCTCGTCGGCATCTTCGGCGTCTTCTACGCCGTCGCCCTCTCGATCGACTACCTGCGCGGGGTCTCGCCGGACCACCTCGCGTTCGTCGGCGCGGTGAGCATGGCCGTCACCGCGCTCGTCGCGGTCGTCCTCTTCGAGGAGCCGAGCACGAGTCCGACGAGTTTCGGCTACCTCCAGGTGCTGTTGCCCGCGCTGGTCGCCGTCGGCAGTCTGTTCATGGCGTGGCTGGCCCGGCAGTGGAACGCCCGCGACCTCGACCGCCGGTACTACCCGGTCGCCATCGCCGGGCTGGCCGCCGTCGCGTTCGCGGCCATGGCGGTCGTCCTGCCGGACCTGTTCGACACCATCGCCAACAACCTCACCCGGCGGCTGCTGCCGCTCGGCGAGCCGACGACCGACGTCACCATCCGCGAGGCCCAGCGGCCCGACGACTTCACCGCACACGCCGTCGCCGAGTTCGGCGCGGCCTTCTACACGATGCTGGCCGGTCTGGCGCTCCTCGCGGCCCGGCCGTTGCTCGGCCGGGAGTACCGCGCCGAGTACACGCTGGTGATCGTCTGGTCGCTGTTCCTGATCAGCATGGCGGCGACGCAGATCCGTTTCGCCTACTATCTCGTGCTCGCGGTCGCGGTCGTCAACGCGGCGTTCGTCGCCGACGTCGCGAACCTGTTCGACATCGACGTCCGGGGCAGTCTCGACTCGCTGCGTTCGGTCGAGACCTACCAGATCATCGTGGTGGCCCTCGTCGTGCTCTTGCTGTTCGCGCCGCTGCTTCCGCCGCTGGCGCAGGCGGGCGGGACGGCGTGGGCCCAGGGCAACGCGACCGCTCCGAACTCGGACGCGAGGGTCTGGGAGGGGTCGAACGAGTGGCTGAACGAGAACACGCCCGAACCCGGTAACTGGGCCGGCGCCGACGGGGCGGCCGAACTCGACTACTACGGCACCTACGAGCGCCCGGCCGACGGGGACTACGACTACCCCGAGGGCACCTACGGGGTGTTGTCGTGGTGGGACTACGGCCACCTCATCACGGTCCAGGGCGAGCGGATCCCCCACTCGAACCCGTTCCAGCAGAACGCCCGCTCCTCGTCGGCGTACCTGACCGCCGAGTCCGAGGAGCGCGGCGAGTTGATCCTCGACGCGATCGCGGCCGGCGCGTCGGTCTCCGAGCAGTCCAACGAGGAACTCAGCGGGATCGTCGAGGGCAACGAGTCCGACGAGGAGATCCGGTACGTGATGATCGACTACGCGACCGCCGGCGGCAAGTTCGGCGCGATCACCCAGTGGACCGGACCGGCCTACGGCCACTACGCGACTCCCGAGGACTACCAGCTCGGCGAGCCGATCCCGGTCGACGAGATCAACGAGACGCTGACCGACCTGCCGTACGACGACACGATGACGTCGCGGCTGTACTTCGGCGACGCGACCGGGATGGAGAACTACCGGCTGGTCCACGAGAACGCCGAGGCCGGGAGCCCGCTGTTCGCCAGCTACGCCGTCGTCCGGGACGGTCAGGTGGCGCTCGACGAGAACGGGCGGCCCGCGGTGGCGGTCAACCGGCAGGTCAGCCGGGGAGAACTGCTCCAGCTCGACAACGACCCCCGCTTCGAGGTCTTCGACGTCCGCCAGGCCGCCGCGGTGAAGACGTTCGAGCGCGTCGAGGGCGCGACGATCACCGGCACCGTCGACGACTCGTCGGTTGCCGACGCGAACGCGACGGTCTTCGCCTCCGTCGAACTCGCGACGGCGGACAACCGGACGTTCACCTACGTCCAGGAGGCCGCGGTCGCCGACGACGGCTCGTTCGAACTGACCGTCCCGTACGCCACCGACGACGAACTCGCCGTCGAGGACGGCTACACGAACAGCAGCGTCGAGGCGACCGGCCCGTACGATGTCGAACTCGCCGTGGAGGGCGAGGACGGCCTCGAACTCGCCTACGACGGCACGACCGAGGTCGGCGAGACCGCGGTCGTCGAGGGCCAGACCGTCGACGTGACGCTCGAAGAAGCCACCGGCGAACCCGGAGGGGCCGACGCCGGGGAGACGGACGGCGACGGAGACGACGGAACGCAGGACGACGCGCAGGACGGCGGAAACGACACGCAGGCGGGCGACGCGGGCGAGTCGGAGAACTGA
- a CDS encoding DUF7503 family protein encodes MSAKGRLKDSLASHPRMIGALFTLLVLLSQSGTVLAGASNTNPGP; translated from the coding sequence ATGTCCGCGAAAGGTCGTCTGAAAGACTCCCTCGCATCGCACCCCCGAATGATCGGCGCGCTGTTCACGCTGCTGGTGCTGCTCAGCCAGAGCGGCACCGTCCTCGCCGGAGCGTCGAACACGAATCCTGGCCCCTGA